The Papaver somniferum cultivar HN1 chromosome 3, ASM357369v1, whole genome shotgun sequence genome includes a region encoding these proteins:
- the LOC113360995 gene encoding uncharacterized protein LOC113360995: MASDEFRLVSSAMDHEGKLPRKYTEEGQGALKKISPPLEWYNVPEGTKSLALVVQDLDANVIPWTAWVVNNIPPSIKGFPEGFSGKAEELGGDYGQIQEGNNDHKVPGWRVPMLPEHGHRFEFKLYALDDLMHLGHKVTKEKLIEAIEGHVLGEAVLVSIF; encoded by the exons ATGGCAAGTGATGAGTTTAGGTTAGTGTCATCTGCAATGGATCATGAAGGTAAATTACCAAGGAAGTATACAGAAGAAGGTCAAGGAGCATTAAAGAAAATATCACCACCATTAGAATGGTATAATGTACCAGAAGGTACTAAAAGTTTAGCCCTAGTTGTTCAAGATCTTGATGCAAATGTAATACCTTGGACTGCTTGGGTTGTTAATAATATACCACCTTCAATTAAAGGTTTCCCAGAAGGATTCTCAGGTAAAGCTGAAGAATTAGGTGGTGATTATGGTCAGATTCAAGAAGGGAATAACGATCATAAGGTTCCTGGTTGGCGTGTGCCTATGCTGCCAGAACATGGTCATAGGTTCGAGTTCAAGCTTTATGCTTTGGATGATTTGATGCATCTTGGTCACAAG GTAACGAAAGAGAAGCTGATTGAAGCAATTGAAGGGCATGTGCTTGGTGAAGCTGTTCTGGTCTCCATTTTTTGA